The proteins below come from a single Parageobacillus thermoglucosidasius genomic window:
- the nusA gene encoding transcription termination factor NusA, with product MNTQLLDALADIIREKGISKEVVMEAIEAAIISAYKRNFGQAQNVRVDLNMETGTIRVFARKEVVEEVTDPRLQISLEEAQRIDPNYQSGDVVELEVTPRDFGRIAAQTAKQVVTQRVREAERSVIYAEFVDREEDIMTGIVQRIDPRFVYVSLGKTEGLLPASEQMPNETYKPHDRIKVYITKVEKTTKGPQIFVSRTHPGLLKRLFELEVPEIYDGTVEIKSIAREAGDRSKISVHSDNPEVDPVGACVGPKGQRVQAVVEELNGEKIDIVRWSADPVEFVANALSPAKVLRVIVNEEQKATTVIVPDYQLSLAIGKRGQNARLAAKLTNWKIDIKSESEARELGIDPYAQSSFLDPEETPINNENDSNQSFDLQDEKIE from the coding sequence ATGAATACGCAATTACTGGATGCCTTGGCGGATATTATCCGCGAAAAAGGCATTAGCAAAGAAGTTGTGATGGAAGCGATCGAAGCAGCAATTATTTCCGCGTACAAACGCAATTTCGGCCAAGCGCAAAACGTGCGGGTGGATTTGAACATGGAAACCGGAACGATCCGCGTTTTTGCGCGCAAAGAAGTGGTAGAAGAAGTGACTGATCCGCGTCTGCAAATTTCTTTAGAAGAAGCGCAGCGAATCGATCCGAACTATCAAAGCGGCGATGTCGTAGAGCTGGAGGTAACGCCGAGAGATTTCGGACGCATCGCGGCACAAACGGCGAAACAAGTCGTTACGCAACGGGTGCGCGAAGCGGAGAGAAGCGTTATTTACGCGGAGTTTGTTGACCGCGAAGAAGATATTATGACAGGGATTGTTCAACGCATTGATCCTCGTTTTGTGTATGTCAGCCTCGGCAAGACGGAAGGGCTGCTGCCAGCTAGCGAGCAAATGCCAAATGAAACGTACAAACCGCACGACCGCATAAAAGTGTATATAACGAAAGTGGAAAAGACGACGAAAGGGCCGCAAATTTTTGTATCGCGCACTCATCCGGGATTGCTTAAGCGCCTTTTTGAACTGGAAGTCCCAGAAATTTACGACGGTACAGTCGAAATTAAATCGATTGCTCGCGAAGCAGGAGACCGCTCGAAAATTTCTGTGCATTCCGACAATCCGGAAGTGGATCCTGTCGGCGCCTGCGTCGGCCCAAAAGGACAGCGCGTTCAAGCGGTTGTCGAAGAGTTAAACGGTGAAAAAATTGATATCGTCCGCTGGTCTGCTGACCCTGTCGAGTTTGTTGCAAACGCGTTAAGCCCAGCGAAAGTGCTGCGTGTGATCGTCAACGAAGAACAAAAGGCGACGACGGTGATCGTGCCGGATTATCAGCTGTCGTTAGCAATCGGCAAACGCGGGCAAAACGCCCGGTTAGCTGCGAAGCTGACCAATTGGAAAATCGATATTAAAAGCGAATCGGAAGCGAGAGAATTAGGAATCGACCCGTATGCGCAATCCTCTTTTCTTGATCCCGAAGAAACGCCGATCAATAATGAAAATGACAGCAACCAATCATTCGATTTACAAGATGAGAAAATCGAGTGA
- the rnpM gene encoding RNase P modulator RnpM, translated as MAGQKKVPMRKCVVTGEMKPKKEMVRIVRSKDGDVSIDLTGKKAGRGAYITLDKECILLAKKKNVLAHHLKTEIADTLYDELLQLAEKETAARNEQ; from the coding sequence ATGGCTGGTCAAAAGAAAGTGCCAATGCGAAAGTGCGTCGTGACTGGGGAAATGAAGCCAAAAAAAGAAATGGTGCGCATCGTTCGCTCTAAAGATGGAGACGTTTCGATTGATTTAACCGGAAAAAAAGCGGGGCGCGGAGCGTATATTACGCTTGATAAAGAATGCATTTTATTGGCGAAAAAGAAAAATGTTTTAGCCCATCATTTAAAGACGGAAATTGCCGATACGCTGTATGATGAACTGCTTCAGTTAGCGGAAAAGGAGACAGCGGCTCGAAATGAGCAATGA
- a CDS encoding YlxQ family RNA-binding protein — MSNERWASLLGLANRARKVISGEELTVKEIRSGRAKLVLLAEDASENTTKKISDKCSSYGIPLRKVTDRYTLGHAIGKDARVVVAVIDEGFANKLLTMLD; from the coding sequence ATGAGCAATGAACGGTGGGCATCATTATTAGGACTGGCGAATCGAGCGCGGAAAGTAATTTCAGGCGAGGAACTGACGGTCAAAGAAATCCGCAGCGGCAGAGCGAAACTCGTGCTTTTAGCGGAAGATGCCTCAGAAAATACAACGAAAAAAATCAGCGATAAATGTTCTTCCTACGGCATTCCGCTCCGCAAAGTGACTGACCGTTATACGCTCGGGCACGCAATCGGAAAAGATGCCCGTGTTGTTGTTGCGGTGATCGACGAAGGGTTTGCCAACAAACTACTGACGATGCTCGATTGA
- the infB gene encoding translation initiation factor IF-2, translating to MSKMRVYEYAKKNNVSSKEVIHKLKEMNIDVTNHMATLEPEVVEKLDHTYSQKNERPERPHASAPKEKRPTTVKPKSYVDDFDDEDEEVVKAKVPKKKAANKKKEGKKHDLQLQQQEKKIFHQHKKKNKGKVKAKVKAKEEQQPVQQQEAPVKKEKELPKKITYEGTLTVAELAKKLGREPSEIIKKLFMLGVIATINQDLDKDAIELVCADYGVEVEEKVVIDETDFESIEIVDNPEDLVERPPVVTIMGHVDHGKTTLLDSIRHSKVTEQEAGGITQHIGAYQVTVNDKKITFLDTPGHEAFTTMRARGAKVTDIVVLVVAADDGVMPQTVEAINHAKAANVPIIVAINKIDKPDANPDRVMQELMEYNLVPEEWGGDTIFCKLSAKTGEGIDNLLEMILLVSEMEELKANPNRRATGTVIEAKLDKGRGPVATLLIQAGTLRVGDPIVVGCTYGRVRAMVNDTGRRVKEAGPSTPVEITGLHEVPQAGDRFMVFEDEKKARQIGEARAQKQLMEQRSMKTRVSLDDLFEQIKQGEMKELNIIVKADVQGSVEALVSALQKIDVEGVRVKIIHAGVGAITESDIILATASNAIVIGFNVRPDANAKRVAESEKVDIRLHRIIYKVIEEIEAAMKGMLDPEYEEKVIGQAEVRQTFKVSKVGTIAGCYVTDGKVTRDSKVRLIRQGVVVYEGEVDSLKRFKDDVKEVMQGYECGLTIKNFNDIKEGDIIEAYVMQEVERQ from the coding sequence ATGTCTAAAATGCGTGTATATGAGTACGCGAAAAAAAACAATGTATCGAGTAAAGAGGTTATTCATAAATTGAAAGAAATGAACATTGACGTGACGAATCATATGGCGACGTTGGAACCGGAAGTGGTGGAAAAGCTTGATCATACGTACAGCCAAAAAAATGAACGGCCTGAACGACCGCACGCTTCTGCTCCAAAAGAAAAACGCCCGACGACGGTAAAACCGAAAAGTTATGTCGATGATTTTGATGACGAAGATGAAGAAGTAGTGAAAGCAAAAGTTCCGAAGAAAAAAGCGGCAAACAAAAAGAAAGAAGGAAAAAAACACGATTTGCAATTGCAGCAACAAGAAAAGAAAATTTTCCATCAACATAAGAAGAAAAACAAAGGAAAAGTAAAAGCAAAGGTAAAAGCGAAAGAAGAACAGCAACCTGTGCAGCAACAAGAAGCGCCAGTGAAAAAAGAAAAAGAACTTCCTAAGAAAATTACGTATGAAGGAACATTGACGGTTGCTGAGCTTGCAAAAAAACTCGGCCGCGAACCGTCGGAAATTATTAAAAAGCTGTTTATGCTCGGTGTGATAGCGACGATCAACCAAGATTTGGATAAAGACGCGATCGAGCTGGTTTGTGCCGATTATGGCGTAGAAGTGGAAGAAAAAGTAGTTATCGATGAAACGGATTTTGAATCCATTGAAATCGTCGATAATCCTGAAGATTTAGTGGAGCGCCCGCCGGTCGTCACGATTATGGGGCACGTTGACCACGGAAAAACGACGCTATTGGATTCGATTCGCCATTCGAAAGTGACAGAACAAGAAGCAGGGGGCATTACGCAACATATTGGCGCATATCAAGTGACAGTGAATGATAAAAAAATCACGTTCCTTGATACGCCAGGGCATGAAGCGTTTACGACAATGCGGGCAAGAGGGGCGAAAGTCACCGATATCGTCGTCCTCGTTGTCGCTGCCGATGATGGCGTGATGCCGCAAACAGTGGAAGCAATCAACCACGCGAAAGCGGCAAATGTTCCGATTATTGTCGCCATCAACAAAATCGATAAGCCGGATGCCAACCCGGATCGCGTCATGCAAGAATTGATGGAGTATAATCTCGTTCCGGAAGAATGGGGCGGAGACACGATTTTTTGCAAATTATCGGCAAAAACGGGAGAAGGAATTGACAATTTATTGGAAATGATTTTACTTGTTAGTGAAATGGAAGAATTAAAAGCAAATCCAAACCGCCGTGCGACAGGAACAGTGATCGAGGCGAAGCTGGATAAAGGCCGCGGACCGGTAGCAACGCTGCTCATTCAAGCGGGAACGTTGCGTGTTGGAGATCCGATTGTTGTTGGCTGCACATACGGCCGCGTGCGGGCGATGGTCAATGATACAGGGCGCCGCGTGAAAGAAGCAGGTCCGTCGACACCTGTGGAAATTACCGGTCTTCACGAAGTGCCGCAAGCTGGCGACCGCTTTATGGTGTTTGAGGATGAGAAAAAGGCGCGGCAAATCGGTGAAGCGCGGGCGCAAAAACAATTGATGGAACAACGCAGCATGAAAACGCGCGTCAGCCTTGACGATCTCTTTGAACAAATTAAACAAGGAGAAATGAAAGAATTAAATATTATCGTCAAAGCGGATGTGCAAGGATCGGTTGAAGCGCTTGTTTCCGCTTTGCAAAAGATCGACGTGGAAGGTGTGCGCGTGAAAATTATTCACGCTGGCGTTGGGGCAATTACAGAATCCGACATTATTTTAGCGACTGCATCGAACGCGATTGTCATCGGCTTTAACGTCCGCCCGGATGCCAACGCAAAACGTGTCGCCGAATCGGAAAAAGTCGATATCCGCTTGCACCGCATCATTTATAAAGTGATTGAAGAAATTGAAGCGGCGATGAAAGGGATGCTTGATCCTGAATATGAAGAGAAAGTCATCGGTCAGGCAGAAGTGCGGCAAACGTTCAAAGTATCCAAAGTGGGAACGATTGCCGGCTGCTATGTGACGGATGGAAAAGTGACACGCGACAGCAAAGTCCGCCTCATTCGTCAAGGTGTCGTCGTTTATGAAGGTGAAGTGGATTCATTGAAACGCTTTAAAGATGACGTCAAAGAAGTGATGCAAGGATATGAATGTGGATTGACGATTAAAAACTTCAACGATATTAAAGAAGGAGACATTATTGAGGCGTACGTAATGCAGGAAGTGGAAAGACAATGA
- a CDS encoding DUF503 domain-containing protein, whose amino-acid sequence MIGFVACECLIYDAQSLKEKRAVLQRIITRLKQKYNISVAEIDHQNVWQRTTLGIVAITASRAATEQELQRALALIDSFPELERTVTTFEWF is encoded by the coding sequence ATGATCGGCTTTGTCGCCTGTGAATGCCTTATTTATGACGCGCAATCATTAAAAGAAAAACGCGCCGTGTTACAGCGAATAATAACGCGGCTTAAACAAAAATATAATATATCCGTAGCCGAAATCGATCACCAAAACGTATGGCAGCGGACGACGCTCGGAATTGTTGCGATTACGGCGAGCCGGGCGGCAACCGAGCAGGAGCTGCAGCGGGCGCTCGCTTTGATCGATTCCTTTCCAGAATTGGAAAGGACGGTTACGACATTTGAGTGGTTTTAA
- the rbfA gene encoding 30S ribosome-binding factor RbfA, translated as MNLRATRVGEQMKKELSDIIGRKLKDPRIGFVTVTDVRVTGDLQQAKVYISIFGDEEQRQNTLKGLEKAKGFIRSEIGQRIRLRKTPEIFFEIDESIEYGTRIEQLIRQISAERESEKKEEENEKE; from the coding sequence ATGAATTTACGGGCTACACGTGTCGGTGAACAAATGAAAAAAGAGTTAAGCGATATTATTGGCCGCAAATTAAAAGATCCGCGCATCGGCTTTGTCACTGTTACCGATGTGCGCGTTACAGGCGACTTGCAACAAGCGAAAGTGTATATTAGCATCTTTGGGGATGAAGAACAGCGGCAAAACACGTTAAAAGGGTTGGAGAAAGCGAAAGGATTTATCCGTTCCGAAATCGGCCAACGCATTCGGTTGCGGAAAACACCGGAAATATTTTTCGAAATTGATGAATCGATCGAATATGGAACCCGCATTGAGCAATTGATCCGGCAAATTTCCGCGGAACGCGAAAGCGAGAAAAAGGAAGAGGAAAACGAAAAGGAATAA
- the truB gene encoding tRNA pseudouridine(55) synthase TruB, translating to MDGVLLLHKPPGMTSHDCVARIRRMLRTKKVGHTGTLDPNVSGVLPICIGKATRIAEFLTGSTKTYEGEVTLGIATTTEDSDGEIVAKQKVDRIIHRSDIEEVFRQLTGEIAQTPPMYSAVKVNGKKLYEYARAGVEVERPTRIVTIHELTLLEERDTFSGDTVSFRFRVVCSKGTYVRTLAVMIGERLGYPAHMSDLVRTASGPFSLQDCVTFEQLERYIENGQVQSVLLPIEKALFHLPKYEINDKVAEKVKNGAILPLPAFLQSLQGPVLMMTKQSEALALYIKHPAKPHLMKPLKVFR from the coding sequence ATGGACGGAGTATTGTTATTGCACAAACCGCCGGGAATGACATCGCACGATTGTGTTGCGCGCATTCGCCGCATGTTGCGGACCAAAAAAGTAGGCCATACAGGGACGCTTGACCCAAACGTATCAGGAGTTTTGCCAATTTGTATTGGAAAGGCGACGCGCATCGCCGAATTTTTAACAGGATCGACGAAAACATACGAAGGTGAAGTGACATTAGGGATCGCGACAACAACAGAAGACAGCGATGGCGAAATCGTCGCAAAGCAAAAAGTGGACCGCATCATTCATCGCAGTGACATCGAAGAAGTGTTCCGGCAGCTGACGGGGGAAATTGCGCAAACGCCGCCAATGTACTCCGCGGTAAAAGTGAACGGAAAAAAGCTGTATGAATATGCGCGCGCGGGCGTTGAAGTCGAGCGGCCGACTCGCATTGTCACGATCCATGAACTAACATTGCTGGAGGAACGAGACACGTTTTCTGGTGACACCGTTTCATTTCGCTTTCGTGTCGTTTGCAGCAAAGGCACCTACGTTCGCACGTTAGCGGTAATGATCGGCGAACGCCTTGGCTATCCGGCGCATATGTCTGACCTTGTTCGCACGGCATCCGGTCCCTTTTCTTTGCAAGATTGTGTCACATTTGAGCAATTGGAACGTTACATCGAGAACGGGCAAGTACAATCCGTTTTGCTTCCGATCGAAAAAGCGCTTTTTCATTTGCCGAAATATGAAATAAATGATAAAGTAGCGGAGAAAGTAAAAAACGGAGCGATATTGCCGCTTCCCGCGTTTTTGCAATCATTGCAAGGTCCGGTATTAATGATGACCAAACAAAGCGAGGCGCTCGCTCTTTATATAAAGCATCCTGCTAAACCTCACTTGATGAAGCCGCTGAAAGTATTCCGATAA
- the ribF gene encoding bifunctional riboflavin kinase/FAD synthetase, whose translation MKTLFISHPHQMKKEELPPTVMALGYFDGIHLGHQKVIRTAVQIAAEKGYKSAVMTFHPHPSVVLGKKDKHVHLITPLKKKEQLIGELGIDYLYIVEFTSSFAQLFPQEFVDQYIIGLHVKHVVAGFDFTYGRLGKGTMETLPFHSREQFTQTVIPKLSIDGEKISSTYVRQLLKNGDVDQLPRLLGRFYEVEGTVVGGERRGRTIGFPTANIALKDDYLLPALGVYAVKVKIGSDIFEGVCNVGYKPTFYSTREGLPSIEVHIFDFAKDIYGETMTIEWHMRLRSEQKFAGVDELIAQIQRDKEKAQAYFRNFAETTCILSQKEVF comes from the coding sequence ATGAAAACACTATTTATTTCGCATCCCCATCAGATGAAAAAAGAAGAATTGCCGCCGACCGTTATGGCGCTTGGCTATTTTGACGGCATCCATCTTGGGCATCAGAAAGTGATTCGCACTGCGGTCCAAATCGCGGCGGAGAAAGGATATAAAAGCGCGGTGATGACATTTCACCCCCATCCTTCCGTCGTGCTTGGAAAGAAGGATAAACATGTTCATTTGATAACGCCGCTTAAGAAAAAAGAGCAGTTAATTGGCGAACTTGGCATCGATTATTTATATATTGTCGAGTTTACCTCTTCGTTTGCGCAACTATTCCCGCAAGAATTTGTTGATCAATACATTATCGGCCTTCATGTGAAGCATGTCGTTGCCGGGTTTGACTTTACTTACGGGCGCCTCGGAAAAGGGACGATGGAAACTTTGCCGTTCCATTCGCGCGAGCAATTTACGCAGACGGTGATTCCAAAATTAAGCATCGACGGCGAGAAAATAAGCTCCACTTATGTCCGGCAATTGCTGAAAAATGGCGATGTCGACCAGCTCCCGCGTCTGCTCGGCCGCTTTTATGAAGTGGAAGGAACGGTGGTGGGCGGTGAACGCCGCGGAAGAACGATTGGGTTTCCAACGGCGAATATAGCGTTAAAAGATGACTATTTGTTGCCGGCGCTCGGCGTATATGCAGTAAAAGTAAAAATTGGTTCAGACATTTTTGAAGGAGTGTGCAACGTTGGCTATAAACCGACTTTTTACTCAACTCGTGAAGGATTGCCAAGCATCGAAGTGCACATTTTCGATTTTGCCAAAGACATTTATGGAGAAACGATGACGATCGAGTGGCATATGCGCTTAAGAAGCGAACAAAAATTCGCGGGTGTGGATGAATTAATCGCGCAAATTCAGCGGGATAAGGAAAAAGCGCAAGCATATTTCCGCAATTTCGCCGAAACTACTTGCATTTTATCGCAAAAAGAGGTATTCTAA
- the rpsO gene encoding 30S ribosomal protein S15, translated as MALSQERKREIIEQFKIHENDTGSPEVQIAILTEQINNLNEHLRVHKKDHHSRRGLLKMVGKRRNLLNYLRNKDITRYRELINKLGLRR; from the coding sequence ATGGCATTATCGCAAGAGCGCAAACGTGAAATTATTGAACAGTTTAAAATTCACGAGAACGATACAGGTTCTCCAGAAGTGCAAATTGCTATCCTTACTGAGCAAATCAACAATTTGAATGAACATTTGCGCGTTCATAAAAAAGACCATCATTCTCGTCGCGGATTGCTGAAAATGGTTGGTAAACGCCGCAACTTATTGAATTACTTGCGCAATAAGGACATTACGCGCTATCGTGAATTGATTAACAAACTTGGATTACGTCGATAA
- the pnp gene encoding polyribonucleotide nucleotidyltransferase — MEQEKRVFSIDWAGRPLVVEIGELAKQANGAVLVRYGDTVVLSTATASKEAKNVDFFPLTVNYEERLYAVGKIPGGFIKREGRPSEKAILASRLIDRPIRPLFSEGFRNEVQIVSMVMSVDQDCSPEMAALLGSSLALTISDIPFEGPIAGVTVGRVDGKFVINPTVEQSEKSDIHLVVAGTKDAINMVEAGADEVPEEIMLEAIMFGHEDIKRLIAFQEEIAAQVGKEKMEVVLYELDPQLEAEIRQLAEADIKRAVQVPEKLARDAAIEEVKAGVIAKYEEQEADEETLKQVNEILHKLVKEEVRRLITEEKIRPDGRKVDEIRPLSSAVGVLPRTHGSGLFTRGQTQVLSVCTLGALGDVQILDGLGIEETKRFMHHYNFPPFSVGETGPMRGPGRREIGHGALGERALEPVVPSEKEFPYTIRLVSEVLESNGSTSQASICASTLAMMDAGVPIKAPVAGIAMGLVKNDDHYTILTDIQGIEDHLGDMDFKVAGTRKGVTALQMDIKIKGLTREILEEALLQARKGRMEILDHMMQTIREPRKELSKYAPKILTMQINPDKIREVIGPSGKQINKIIDETGVKIDIEQDGTIFISSVNEAMNEKAKQIIEDIVREVEVGQIYLGKVKRIEKFGAFVELFNGKDGLVHISELAEERVGRVEDVVSIGDEILVKVMEIDKQGRVNLSRKAVLREQKERRGRRPERHRMKP; from the coding sequence ATGGAGCAAGAAAAACGCGTTTTTTCCATAGACTGGGCTGGACGGCCGCTCGTTGTCGAAATTGGCGAGTTGGCCAAGCAGGCAAACGGAGCGGTATTAGTCCGTTATGGTGACACGGTAGTATTAAGCACAGCAACGGCGTCCAAAGAGGCGAAAAACGTCGACTTTTTCCCGCTGACGGTCAACTATGAGGAGCGTCTTTATGCAGTTGGCAAAATTCCGGGAGGATTTATTAAGCGGGAAGGGCGTCCTAGCGAAAAGGCGATTTTGGCAAGCCGCTTGATTGACCGGCCGATTCGGCCATTGTTTTCGGAAGGATTCCGCAATGAGGTGCAAATTGTTTCGATGGTGATGAGCGTCGATCAAGACTGCTCTCCGGAAATGGCGGCATTGCTCGGCTCCTCCCTAGCGCTGACGATTTCCGATATTCCGTTTGAAGGGCCAATTGCCGGCGTGACTGTCGGACGTGTCGATGGAAAGTTTGTCATTAATCCGACGGTCGAACAGTCGGAAAAAAGCGATATACATCTCGTTGTCGCCGGAACGAAAGACGCGATTAACATGGTCGAGGCTGGAGCCGATGAAGTGCCAGAGGAGATCATGTTAGAAGCGATTATGTTCGGGCATGAAGATATAAAACGGCTGATCGCTTTTCAAGAGGAAATCGCCGCCCAAGTCGGCAAAGAAAAAATGGAAGTTGTTTTGTATGAACTCGATCCGCAGCTGGAAGCGGAAATCCGCCAGCTTGCCGAAGCGGATATTAAACGGGCGGTGCAAGTGCCGGAAAAATTGGCGCGCGATGCGGCGATTGAGGAAGTTAAAGCAGGTGTCATTGCGAAATATGAAGAACAGGAAGCAGACGAGGAAACGTTGAAACAAGTGAATGAAATTTTACATAAGCTCGTCAAGGAGGAAGTAAGACGGCTTATTACCGAAGAAAAAATTCGCCCAGACGGCCGGAAAGTGGATGAAATCCGTCCGCTCTCCTCAGCAGTCGGCGTCCTGCCGCGCACGCACGGCTCAGGCTTGTTTACGCGCGGGCAGACACAAGTGCTCAGCGTTTGCACATTAGGGGCGCTTGGCGATGTGCAAATACTGGACGGGCTCGGTATTGAAGAAACGAAACGGTTTATGCACCATTACAACTTCCCGCCGTTTTCCGTCGGCGAAACAGGGCCGATGCGCGGGCCGGGACGCCGCGAGATCGGGCACGGCGCGCTTGGCGAGCGGGCGCTCGAACCGGTCGTTCCGTCGGAAAAAGAGTTTCCGTATACGATCCGCCTCGTGTCAGAAGTGCTTGAATCGAACGGTTCCACATCACAAGCAAGCATTTGCGCAAGCACGCTGGCGATGATGGACGCAGGCGTGCCGATTAAGGCGCCGGTAGCGGGAATTGCCATGGGGCTTGTGAAAAACGATGATCATTATACGATTTTAACTGACATTCAAGGAATCGAAGACCACCTTGGCGATATGGACTTTAAAGTGGCCGGCACGAGAAAAGGCGTCACCGCTTTGCAGATGGATATCAAAATCAAAGGGTTAACCCGCGAAATTTTGGAGGAAGCGTTGCTGCAAGCAAGAAAAGGCCGGATGGAAATTTTGGACCATATGATGCAAACGATCCGCGAGCCGCGCAAAGAGCTGTCGAAATACGCGCCAAAAATTTTAACGATGCAAATTAATCCAGATAAAATCCGCGAAGTCATTGGGCCGAGCGGCAAACAAATCAATAAAATTATTGACGAAACCGGCGTGAAAATCGATATTGAACAAGACGGAACAATTTTTATCTCATCCGTCAATGAAGCGATGAATGAAAAAGCGAAGCAAATTATTGAAGATATCGTCCGCGAAGTCGAAGTCGGGCAAATTTATTTAGGAAAAGTGAAGCGCATTGAGAAATTCGGCGCATTTGTTGAATTGTTCAACGGCAAAGACGGGCTTGTTCATATTTCCGAATTGGCGGAAGAACGTGTGGGAAGAGTCGAAGACGTCGTTTCAATCGGCGATGAAATTTTAGTAAAAGTGATGGAGATTGATAAACAAGGACGCGTTAATTTATCGCGGAAAGCGGTATTGCGCGAGCAAAAAGAAAGAAGAGGAAGACGGCCGGAACGGCACAGAATGAAGCCTTAG
- a CDS encoding polysaccharide deacetylase family protein: protein MDRNNIRYLSMVIIFFFAWFIVNQPPVNRYVASLQEQSMVAMKESDKLYAEIEEKAKQYEIPPQDAVIDRVWKATPGYNGLKVDVQASYENMKKKGKFDERKLVFKQVSPRVHLDDLPPEAIYRGHPDKPMVALLINVAWGNEYIPKMLDILKKHHVKATFFLEGRWVKNHPDMAKMIVDAGHEIGNHSYSHPDLKALSNAKIREELVKTNEVIEATTGVKCKWFAPPSGSYRDDVVKIAADLDMKTIMWSVDTIDWQNPSPSVIVKRVMSKVHRGAMILMHPTLPTAEALEPLIISVQQKQYEIGDVSTLLDETRIVRK, encoded by the coding sequence GTGGACAGAAACAATATCCGCTATTTATCAATGGTGATCATTTTTTTCTTTGCTTGGTTTATCGTCAACCAGCCGCCGGTGAACCGGTATGTTGCCAGTTTGCAAGAACAGAGCATGGTGGCGATGAAAGAAAGCGATAAGCTGTATGCGGAAATTGAGGAAAAAGCAAAACAATATGAAATTCCTCCGCAAGACGCGGTTATCGATAGAGTGTGGAAAGCAACGCCCGGTTATAACGGATTAAAAGTGGATGTGCAAGCTTCATATGAAAACATGAAAAAGAAAGGAAAATTTGACGAACGGAAGCTTGTGTTCAAACAAGTTTCCCCACGCGTTCATTTGGATGATTTGCCGCCTGAAGCGATTTACCGCGGCCATCCGGATAAGCCGATGGTGGCGCTTCTTATCAATGTGGCGTGGGGAAATGAATATATTCCGAAAATGCTTGATATTTTAAAAAAGCATCATGTTAAGGCGACATTTTTTTTGGAGGGGCGCTGGGTAAAAAACCACCCCGATATGGCAAAAATGATTGTAGATGCTGGTCATGAAATAGGAAATCATTCATACAGCCATCCTGACTTAAAGGCGCTCAGCAATGCCAAAATCCGCGAGGAACTTGTAAAAACGAATGAAGTGATCGAAGCGACAACTGGGGTGAAATGCAAATGGTTTGCCCCCCCAAGCGGCAGCTACCGAGATGATGTAGTGAAAATTGCCGCAGATTTGGACATGAAAACAATTATGTGGAGCGTCGATACAATTGATTGGCAAAATCCGTCGCCATCTGTTATAGTGAAACGGGTAATGTCCAAAGTTCATCGCGGTGCAATGATCTTGATGCACCCGACGCTGCCGACGGCGGAAGCGCTTGAGCCGCTTATTATATCGGTGCAGCAAAAACAATATGAAATTGGCGATGTGTCAACATTACTTGATGAAACGAGAATTGTAAGAAAATAG